In a genomic window of Seriola aureovittata isolate HTS-2021-v1 ecotype China chromosome 11, ASM2101889v1, whole genome shotgun sequence:
- the tbccd1 gene encoding TBCC domain-containing protein 1 — MEADSVSIWPRMEPFLLGALQVAPSSKLSLHYLRKMATYVRTRDGCFPILGWPMWRHIACGKLQLPEDLAWLYFETFDILVGHTPEERLEWAEFLSQCSSKIELDQQRNKLSVDTLQFLLFLFIQQLNRVSLRTSLIGEEWPSHHRTRSPSPSDREAKTSSQNKNWDDQAHLSFVQSHLAEILELLVEPGQLSQSGQALRDCQISLDAVRSLGLLLEGSVCRGKAVQPVHRLLTKGPLQTQAGYSTLSCSFPLHKLLLCLQHSLTLNPFGITACLHSGKKLAWAQQVEGAMKRAKIARNTHMAPPGSKMVLMSQVFKQTLAKTSDRLTGANIKIHRCSDAFIYLLSPLRSVSLDKCRDSTVVLGPVETSVHIHGCQNVRVVCVAGRIAIGASSRCTLHALTPTRPLLLPGNTDITLGPFHTFYPSLEDHMASVGLAVVPNAWDRPLLLGTEGIVNPSLNASSNPDPACYRLLPPAEFHTLVVPFQMEGDTCEVPSGLPPPYQAVLDEKQKRIQNWQKTVTEARLNKEQKRQFQELVEVKFHEWLLETGNRQELDSLIPTTIASLKDSNGPATDTPRVNDTKHMRNGRPVRQSPMAC; from the exons ATGGAGGCAGACAGTGTGAGCATATGGCCACGCATGGAGCCCTTTTTACTGGGCGCCCTGCAG GTGGCCCCCTCCTCCAAACTCAGCTTGCACTATCTTCGCAAGATGGCGACTTATGTGCGAACGCGGGACGGCTGCTTCCCCATTCTGGGCTGGCCCATGTGGAGGCATATTGCCTGTGGAAAGCTACAGCTCCCAGAAGACCTTGCATGGCTCTACTTTGAGACCTTTGACATCCTCGTAGGTCACACCCCAGAGGAGAGGCTGGAGTGGGCAGAGTTTCTTTCCCAGTGCTCGTCCAAAATCGAGCTGGACCAACAAAGGAACAAG TTGTCTGTGGACACACTGcagttcctcctcttcctcttcatccagcagctgaaccGTGTGTCTCTGCGCACCTCCCTGATCGGTGAAGAGTGGCCCAGTCATCATCGTACCCGCTCCCCCTCCCCATCAGACCGAGAGGCCAAGACCAGCTCTCAGAACAAG AACTGGGACGATCAGGCCCACCTGTCATTTGTCCAAAGCCATCTAGCTGAGATTCTGGAGCTGCTGGTGGAGCCAGGACAGCTGTCACAGTCTGGACAGGCCCTGAGAGACTGCCAG ATATCGCTGGATGCTGTGCGGAGCCTGGGTCTGCTCCTGGAGGGCTCGGTTTGTCGTGGCAAAGCCGTTCAGCCCGTCCACAGACTGCTGACCAAAGGTCCGCTCCAGACACAAGCTGGCTACTCCACACTCAGCTGCTCATTCCCCCTGCACAAGCTTCTCCTGTGTCTCCAGCACAGCCTCACACTCAACCCCTTCGGGATAACCGCCTGCCTGCACTCAGGCAAGAAACTAGCCTGGGCTCAACAAG TGGAGGGGGCCATGAAGAGAGCCAAAATAGCAAGGAACACCCACATGGCTCCACCTGGCAGTAAGATGGTGCTAATGTCCCAAGTCTTCAAACAGACTCTGGCTAAAACCTCGGACAGGCTGACCGGGGCCAACATCAAGATCCACAGATGCTCAGATGCATTCATAtacctcctctcacctctcag ATCCGTCAGCCTGGACAAATGCCGCGACAGCACCGTGGTTCTGGGTCCCGTGGAGACCAGCGTCCACATCCACGGCTGCCAGAACGTGCGGGTGGTGTGCGTAGCCGGCAGGATCGCTATTGGAGCATCCTCGCGTTGCACCCTCCACGCCTTGACGCCCACCCGCCCCTTGCTCCTACCTGGAAACACAGACATTACACTGGGACCCTTCCACACTTTCTACCCCTCCCTGGAGGATCACATGGCCAGCGTGGGGCTGGCTGTGGTCCCCAATGCCTGGGATCGACCCCTGCTCCTGGGGACCGAGGGCATCGTCAACCCCTCGCTCAATGCGTCGTCCAACCCGGACCCTGCCTGCTACCGCCTGCTGCCCCCGGCTGAGTTCCACACGCTGGTTGTGCCTTTCCAGATGGAGGGCGACACGTGTGAAGTGCCCAGCGGTCTGCCTCCTCCGTACCAGGCAGTGCTCGATGAAAAGCAGAAGAGAATCCAGAACTGGCAGAAAACTGTGACGGAGGCTCGGCTGAACAA GGAGCAGAAGCGTCAGTTCCAGGAGTTGGTGGAAGTCAAGTTCCACGAGTGGCTTCTGGAAACGGGGAACAGGCAGGAACTGGACAGCCTCATCCCAACCACGATAGCCTCTTTAAAGGACTCCAACGGGCCTGCGACGGACACGCCCCGGGTTAACGACACCAAACACATGAGGAACGGGCGGCCAGTGAGACAGTCACCCATGGCTTGTTGA
- the dbr1 gene encoding lariat debranching enzyme, with product MKIAVEGCCHGELDRIYETIGYLEKKEGVKVDLLLCCGDFQAVRNEGDMKCMAVPAKYRTMQTFYKYYSGEKKAPVLTIFIGGNHEASNHMQELPYGGWVAPNIYYLGYAGVIRYKGIRIGGLSGIFKSRDYRKGHHEFPPYNPDTLRSVYHIRNIEVFKLKQIQMPMDIFMSHDWPRGIYYYGSTGELLRKKKFLRQEVESNTLGSPAAEELLAHLQPSYWFSAHLHVKFAAVMQHPPKGNAAPRVTKFLSLDKCLPYREFLQIVDVAERPGSSEGLEFDPEWLAILKATNGLQRTTPHPWNPPENNGLHERWDFRASEAAMMQVVEDLSGELAIPDNFSRTVTPYDPSKPQPHANPSCSTNPQTTELCATLGLTDIYAQVGQRGDALRTVQGSTGGEEDDDEDGNSVGSVDEPSEYPTDTSGLSSSFNPDEITIEDEWEEDGEEGKESEVKGEKLSDAPVGEIHTPSRMVLPEPKSGVSPTRLSHLMNLPPPSHSTPAAADRSHPGAEREGLCEGGDEDASAARILKRTSDETSDPGSRGPTPRIKRRNQVIYTAVEDEECED from the exons ATGAAGATTGCAGTGGAgggctgttgccatggagaactGGACAGGATCTACGAGACCATCGGCTACTTGGAGAAGAAGGAAGGGGTGAAAGTGGACCTGCTGCTTTGCTGTGGCGACTTCCAGGCAGTGCGAAATGAGGGAGACATGAAGTGCATGGCAGTGCCAGCCAAGTACAGAACGATGCAGACCTTCTACAA ATATTATTCTGGAGAGAAGAAGGCTCCAGTCCTCACCATCTTCATTGGAGGGAACCACGAGGCTTCCAACCACATGCAGGAGCTTCCTTATGGGGGCTGGGTGGCACCCAACATTTATTATCTGG GTTATGCTGGTGTTATTCGCTACAAAGGGATCAGAATTGGTGGCTTATCTGGAATCTTCAAATCACGTGACTACAGAAagg GTCACCATGAGTTCCCTCCATACAACCCTGATACTCTTCGAAGCGTATATCACATCCGAAATATCGaggttttcaaattaaaacag ATCCAGATGCCCATGGACATTTTCATGAGCCACGACTGGCCTCGTGGAATCTACTACTATGGGAGCACAGGGGAATTGCTGCGAAAGAAGAAGTTTCTGCGTCAGGAAGTGGAGTCAAACACTCTGGGAAGTCCTGCCGCTGAAGAGCTCCTGGCTCATCTTCAGCCCAGCTACTGGTTCTCTGCACATCTTCATGTGAAATTTGCTGCTGTTATGCAGCATCCG CCTAAAGGTAATGCTGCCCCACGTGTAACCAAATTCCTGTCTCTGGATAAATGTTTGCCCTATAGGGAATTCTTACAG ATTGTGGATGTTGCAGAGAGGCCGGGTTCATCTGAGGGCCTTGAGTTTGATCCGGAGTGGCTTGCTATTCTGAAAGCCACAAACGGCCTACAGAGGACCACCCCTCACCCCTGGAACCCTCCAGAGAATAATGGCCTCCATGAACG GTGGGACTTCAGAGCTTCAGAAGCAGCCATGATGCAGGTGGTGGAGGATCTCAGCGGTGAACTTGCCATCCCGGACAACTTCAGCCGGACTGTGACACCCTACGACCCCAGCAAGCCCCAGCCCCACGCCAACCCCAGCTGTAGCACCAACCCTCAGACGACCGAGCTCTGCGCCACGTTAGGTCTCACAGACATCTACGCCCAGGTGGGGCAGAGGGGTGATGCGCTGAGGACAGTGCAGGGCAGTactggaggggaggaggatgatgatgaggatgggAATAGTGTGGGAAGCGTGGATGAGCCCAGCGAGTATCCGACTGACACGTCAGGATTGTCGAGTTCGTTTAATCCTGATGAGATCACCATAGAGGATGAGtgggaggaagatggagaggagggaaaggagtCAGAAGTGAAGGGAGAGAAGCTCTCTGATGCCCCCGTAGGTGAAATCCACACCCCCAGTCGTATGGTTCTTCCAGAGCCCAAATCTGGTGTCTCGCCCACTCGCCTGTCCCACCTAATGAACCTGCCGCCTCCCTCCCACTCcaccccagcagcagcagatcgCTCCCACCCGGGAGCAGAAAGGGAGGGACTCTGTGAGGGCGGGGACGAGGACGCCTCAGCTGCACGCATCTTAAAACGCACCAGCGATGAGACTAGTGATCCGGGCAGCAGAGGCCCGACTCCCAGAATCAAACGCAGGAACCAGGTCATCTACACAGCggtggaggatgaggagtgTGAGGATTAG
- the crygs2 gene encoding crystallin, gamma S2 — protein MGRLQNRNVRDLRWPCVLPQIVFYEDKNFQGRRYECDSDCSDFHTYLSRCNSIRVESGAWVVYERPNFMGYQYVLTRGEYPEYQRWMGLNDRLSSCKMIHFTSGTLYKMQLYEKADFGGQAFEATEDCPSLLEKFRWREVNSCKVFDGWWVFYEHPNYRGRQYFLEKGEYRKPGDWGAINPTVQSFRRFTE, from the exons ATGGGCAGG cttcaaaacagaaatgtacGAGATCTAAGATGGCCGTGTGTTCTTCCCCAGATCGTCTTCTACGAGGACAAGAACTTCCAGGGCCGCCGCTACGAGTGCGACAGCGACTGCTCAGATTTCCACACCTACCTGAGCCGCTGCAACTCCATCCGCGTGGAGAGCGGGGCCTGGGTGGTGTACGAGAGGCCCAACTTCATGGGCTACCAGTACGTCCTGACCAGGGGGGAGTACCCAGAGTACCAGCGCTGGATGGGACTCAACGACCGCCTCAGCTCCTGCAAGATGATCCACTTT ACCAGTGGGACCCTGTACAAGATGCAGCTCTATGAGAAGGCAGACTTCGGGGGCCAGGCCTTCGAGGCCACAGAGGACTGCCCCTCCCTCCTGGAGAAGTTCCGCTGGCGGGAGGTCAACTCCTGCAAGGTCTTCGACGGCTGGTGGGTTTTCTACGAGCACCCCAACTACCGCGGGCGCCAGTACTTCCTGGAGAAGGGGGAGTACCGCAAGCCTGGCGACTGGGGTGCCATCAACCCCACAGTCCAGTCCTTCAGGCGCTTCACTGAATGA
- the dnajb11 gene encoding dnaJ homolog subfamily B member 11, which yields MAAKGMNLCNVCCLLLYVITAVFAGRDFYKILGVSKSASVRDIKKAYRKLALQLHPDRNQDDPKAQDKFADLGAAYEVLSDEEKRKQYDAYGEDGLKEGHHSSHNDIFSSFFGDFGFMFGGNRQQQDRNIPRGNDIILDLEVTLEEVYSGNFVEVVRNKPVAKEAPGKRKCNCRQEMRTTQLGPGRFQMTQETVCDECPNVKLVNEERTLEVEIEQGVRDEMEYPFIGEGEPHIDGEPGDLRFRIKVLKHPVFERRGDDLYTNVTISLVEALVGFEMDIVHLDGHKVHIVRDKITKPGARMWKKGEGLPNFDNINIRGSLIITFDVEFPQTQLDDQQKDGIRNLLKQGSVQKVYNGLQGY from the exons ATGGCTGCCAAAGGGATGAATCTGTGCAATGTGTGCTGTTTACTCCTGTATGTCATCACGGCGGTGTTTGCGGG GCGAGATTTCTACAAGATCTTGGGGGTGAGCAAGAGCGCATCAGTCAGGGACATCAAGAAGGCCTACAGAAAGCTGGCTCTCCAGTTACACCCGGACCGAAACCAGGACGACCCAAAAGCTCAAGACAAGTTTGCAGACCTTGGTGCAGCTTATGAG GTGCTCTCggatgaggagaagaggaaacaatATGACGCTTACGGAGAAGATGGGCTCAAAGAAGGTCACCACAGCTCACACAACGACATCTTCTCCAG CTTCTTTGGGGATTTTGGGTTCATGTTTGGAGGCAACCGACAGCAACAGGACAGGAACATTCCCAGAGGAAATGACATAATACTAGACCTGGAGGTCACGCTGGAAGAGGTGTACTCCGGGAACTTTGTGGAG GTTGTGCGTAACAAGCCTGTAGCTAAAGAGGCTCCTGGTAAGAGGAAGTGCAactgcagacaggaaatgaggacgACGCAGCTCGGACCTGGACGCTTCCAGATGACCCAGGAGACGGTGTGCGACGAGTGTCCCAATGTAAA GCTGGTGAATGAAGAGAGAACCTTGGAGGTAGAAATTGAACAGGGAGTGAGAGATGAGATGGAGTACCCTTTCATCGGAGAAG GGGAACCTCACATCGATGGCGAGCCTGGAGATCTGCGCTTCCGCATCAAAGTGTTGAA ACATCCCGTGTTTGAGCGCAGAGGAGATGACCTGTACACCAACGTCACCATCTCCCTGGTGGAGGCTCTGGTCGGCTTTGAGATGGACATCGTACATTTGGACGGACACAAG GTCCACATAGTGAGAGACAAGATCACTAAACCTGGTGCTCGCATGTGGAAGAAGGGAGAAGGTCTCCCAAACTTTGACAACATCAACATCCGGGGTTCCCTCATCATCACCTTCGACGTGGAGTTCCCTCAGACGCAGCTCGATGACCAGCAGAAAGACG GTATCAGGAATCTTCTGAAGCAGGGCTCTGTACAGAAGGTTTACAATGGACTACAAGGATACTAA
- the lcmt2 gene encoding tRNA wybutosine-synthesizing protein 4, with amino-acid sequence MSTTNTKKKKQGRDTAVQGTNDSSVVSKVSAAAQGYFPDVFLQHFVCKVSRRAPLINRGYYVRWRAVDHCVTRFLHITENCPRRQILSLGAGFDSLYFRLHADEALHRAVVFEVDFPDVARRKTALITSNITLRGMLDPHLPSATGPVYVSSGQYRLLGLDIREESQVEEALGAAGLDWAAPTLILSEVVLTYMETQWSDVVISWAAKLLPQSLFVMYEQIRPHDPFGRVMQDHFLKLNSTLHALRQYPDAAAQTHRFLDKGWEQCVCLDMNDFYLGLVPEEERSRVEVLEPFDEYEEWHQKCSHYFVLTASRGSFTAQALLTHPAVSPVASMSPSWSPAALSVKTLPVCMEGLGMASTWLSPGQVLLTGGSSRGGRGAVTRLLLRGRGGWSSVGVEPSVDLGVRLYHTATSRPRGAVVVYGGRSSPLNPITSLFRVKLDPCAPPGPGDPEHRDAVRLCAEQMVCTGDPPPPRWRHTATNVSHKGKDFLFVFGGKNESQAALGDAHFLCLDEQHWTEISVEGAAPEARHSHSACPHQGGVVAFGGLDRRGVLLGDLVVLRPTDRGFSWERIEVQPPPVPRYSHSAHVIGEKLVVVGGVWLHSDGVPGVVVIDLSTRSSVELRLDTTSVPWPLMLHSFCSEPTDSEEPELVLIGGGGNCFSFGTHVNPRPVTVDLRPALG; translated from the exons ATGTCAACGACCaacacgaagaagaagaagcaggggAGAGACACCGCG GTGCAGGGAACCAACGACAGCAGTGTGGTGAGCAAGGTGTCTGCTGCAGCGCAGGGATACTTCCCCGACGTCTTCCTGCAGCACTTTGTGTGCAAAGTGTCCAGAAGAGCTCCGCTCATCAACAG GGGTTACTACGTGCGCTGGAGAGCCGTGGATCACTGTGTGACGAGGTTTCTACACATCACTGAAAACTGCCCCAGGAGGCAG ATTCTGTCGCTGGGCGCCGGGTTCGACTCGTTGTATTTTCGCCTGCACGCAGACGAAGCGCTTCACAGAGCTGTTGTGTTCGAGGTGGATTTCCCAGATGTCGCTCGGCGAAAGACCGCCCTCATCACTTCTAACATCACACTGAGGGGGATGTTAGACCCCCATTTACCTTCTGCTACAG gaccTGTTTACGTGTCCAGTGGTCAGTACCGTCTGCTGGGGTTGGATATCAGAGAGGAGTCCCAGGTGGAGGAGGCTCTGGGTGCAGCCGGGTTGGACTGGGCTGCTCCGACTCTAATTCTCTCTGAGGTGGTGCTCACCTACATGGAAACACAATG GTCAGACGTCGTCATTAGCTGGGCGGCAAAGCTCCTTCCTCAGTCTCTCTTCGTAATGTACGAGCAGATCCGTCCACACGACCCCTTCGGTCGGGTCATGCAGGATCATTTCCTGAAACTAAACTCAACCCTGCACGCCTTGCGACAGTACCCAGACGCCgccgcacagacacacaggttcCTGGACAAG ggctgggagcagtgtgtgtgtctggacatGAACGACTTCTACCTGGGGCTGGtccctgaggaggagaggagcagagtggagGTCCTGGAGCCTTTTGATGAATATGAG GAGTGGCATCAGAAATGTTCCCACTACTTCGTCCTCACTGCGTCTCGAGGCTCCTTCACAGCTCAGGCGTTACTCACACATCCTGCAG tgtctCCGGTGGCGTCCATGAGCCCGTCGTGGAGCCCTGCAGCCCTGAGTGTGAAGACTCTCCCGGTGTGTATGGAGGGGCTGGGGATGGCCTCCACCTGGCTGAGTCCAGGGCAGGTCCTGCTAACAGGAGGCTCCAGCAGAGGAGGCAGGGGGGCAGTGACCAGACTCCTCCTCCGAGGCCGGGGAGGCTGGAGCTCCGTCGGCGTGGAGCCGTCAGTAGATCTGG GTGTCCGGCTCTACCACACCGCCACGTCTCGCCCCCGAGGAGCTGTTGTGGTCTACGGAGgccgctcctctcctctcaacCCAATCACAAGCCTTTTCAGAGTAAAGCTGGACCCCTGTGCTCCGCCGGGTCCTGGAGACCCGGAGCACAGAGATGCAGTGAGACTGTGTGCAGAGCAGATGGTCTGTACGGGTGACCCACCGCCGCCAAGATGGAGGCACACCGCTACCAACGTCAGTCATAAAG ggaaagacttcctgtttgtgtttggtggAAAGAATGAATCACAGGCCGCTCTGGGTGACGCCCACTTCCTGTGTCTTGACGAGCAGCACTGGACCGAG ATCTCAGTAGAGGGTGCAGCTCCAGAGGCCCGCCACTCGCACTCAGCCTGTCCACATCAGGGAGGTGTGGTGGCGTTCGGAGGCCTGGACAGAAGGGGGGTCCTGTTGGGGGACTTGGTCGTATTAAGACCCACAGACAGAGGCTTCTCCTGGGAAAGGATAGAGGTGCAGCCTCCTCCTGTTCCCAG aTACTCTCACTCTGCCCATGTGATTGGTGAgaagctggtggtggtgggtggagtTTGGCTGCATTCAGACGGCGTGCCGGGCGTCGTGGTGATCGACCTCAGCACGCGGAGCAGCGTGGAGCTCAGACTGGACACG ACCTCGGTGCCCTGGCCTCTGATGCTCCACTCTTTCTGCTCGGAGCCGACAGACTCAGAAGAACCTGAGCTGGTCCTGATAGGAGGGGGAGGGAACTGTTTCTCCTTCGGGACTCATGTCAACCCTCGGCCCGTCACCGTGGACCTCAGACCTGCGCTGGGATAA
- the rab5b gene encoding ras-related protein Rab-5B gives MSSRGSGGRTNGTLPQTKICQFKLVLLGDMAVGKSSLVLRFVKGQFDEFQETTIGAAFLAQSVCLDDTTVKFEIWDTAGQERYHSLAPMYYRGAQAAIVVFDITKPETFERAKAWVKELQRQASPNIVIALAGNKADLAEKRLVEYEEAQTYAEDTGLLFMETSAKTAMNVNELFLAIAKKMPKTDTQNPTHAARHRGVNLQDPDAHSTRACCGGN, from the exons ATGAGCTCCAGAGGGAGTGGAGGCCGCACCAACGGCACGCTGCCGCAGACCAAGATCTGCCAGTTCAAGCTGGTGCTGCTGGGCGACATGGCCGTGGGCAAGTCCAGCCTGGTGCTGCGCTTCGTCAAGGGACAGTTTGACGAGTTCCAGGAGACGACCATAGGAG CTGCGTTCCTGGCCCAGTCCGTGTGTCTAGATGACACCACGGTGAAGTTTGAGATCTGGGACACTGCAGGTCAAGAGCGATACCACAGCCTGGCCCCCATGTACTACAGAGGAGCTCAGGCCGCCATCGTGGTCTTTGACATCACCAAGCCG gagaCCTTTGAGAGAGCCAAGGCCTGggtgaaggagctgcagaggcAGGCCAGTCCGAACATTGTGATCGCTCTGGCCGGGAACAAAGCCGACCTGGCTGAGAAGAGACTAGTAGAGTATGAG GAAGCCCAGACGTATGCTGAAGACACCGGCCTGCTCTTTATGGAGACCTCAGCCAAGACAGCCATGAACGTCAACGAGCTCTTCCTGGCCATTG CAAAAAAGATGCCAAAAACAGACACCCAGAACCCGACACACGCAGCGCGACATCGGGGAGTCAACCTCCAGGACCCAGACGCCCACTCTACCCGAGCCTGCTGCGGTGGGAACTAG